In one Kluyveromyces marxianus DMKU3-1042 DNA, complete genome, chromosome 4 genomic region, the following are encoded:
- the ELF1 gene encoding Elf1p, which yields MGKRKKSSRGPAKKVVQRLDTAFNCLFCNHERSVSVTMDKKNNIGSLHCKICGQSFQTRINGLSQPVDVYSDWFDAVEEVNEGRHSESEDENSDSDYESDSDAEPKTNRRKPVGIYSDEESDEEVSKASGTRNNDEDGEDSGDDEGDEDDDDDDDDGRISSKRGRAAWMDSDDE from the coding sequence ATGggtaaaagaaagaagtcaTCTAGAGGTCCAGCCAAGAAAGTGGTCCAGAGGTTGGATACGGCGTTCAATTGTCTATTTTGTAACCACGAGCGCTCTGTGAGTGTAACGAtggataaaaaaaataatattggGTCACTACATTGTAAAATTTGTGGGCAGTCGTTCCAAACACGTATTAACGGACTTTCGCAACCAGTTGATGTTTATAGTGATTGGTTCGACGCTGTAGAAGAGGTCAATGAGGGAAGACATAGTGAgtcagaagatgaaaataGTGACAGTGACTACGAGAGTGATTCCGATGCTGAACCCAAAACCAATCGCAGAAAGCCTGTTGGAATATattctgatgaagaatctGACGAAGAAGTTTCCAAGGCGTCTGGTACGAGAAACAACGATGAGGATGGTGAGGATTCTGGGGACGACGAAGGTGATGAggatgacgacgacgacgatgacgacgGGAGAATATCGAGTAAAAGGGGGAGAGCAGCATGGATGGACAGTGACGACGAATGA
- the COX6 gene encoding cytochrome c oxidase subunit VI — protein sequence MFSRSLLRAAMPARTVAPVMLRSAAAAPRMAQLPSQFVAVRNYSAHEEETFEEFTARYEKEFEEAYDLFEVQRVLNNCFSYDLVPAPAVIEKALRAARKVNDLPTAIRVFEALKYKVENEEQYKAYLDELKDVREELGIPLKEELFQH from the coding sequence atgttTTCCAGAAGTTTGTTGAGAGCTGCTATGCCAGCTAGAACTGTTGCTCCAGTCATGCTAAgatctgctgctgctgctccaaGAATGGCTCAGTTGCCATCTCAATTCGTTGCTGTCAGAAACTACTCTGCtcacgaagaagaaacctttGAGGAGTTCACTGCCAGATACGAAAAGGAATTCGAAGAAGCTTACGATTTGTTCGAAGTCCAAAGAGTGTTGAACAACTGTTTCTCTTACGATTTGGttccagctccagctgTTATCGAAAAGGCTTTGAGAGCTGCTAGAAAGGTCAACGACTTGCCAACTGCCATCAGAGTCTTCGAAGCCTTGAAATACAAAGTCGAAAACGAAGAGCAATACAAGGCTTACTTGGACGAATTGAAGGATGtcagagaagaattggGAATTCCattgaaggaagaattgttCCAACATTAA